Proteins from a genomic interval of Heteronotia binoei isolate CCM8104 ecotype False Entrance Well chromosome 5, APGP_CSIRO_Hbin_v1, whole genome shotgun sequence:
- the LOC132571482 gene encoding uncharacterized protein LOC132571482 — MKSVCCIFLAPSCGGIKETFDALFPGGVPTDFSLSPKKMRYLITDALGPHFQHMISDDVGTFFYSVCFDETTNVEDKKELQILVRYWLEGRGEVVSRHLQTFFIGKADAQTCHEKNHTAISRANLPIHKLLLIGSNGPNVNKKVDRLFNENLIEMRSCGLVDIGTCPLHIIHNSYLKASQTFGEDASELAVAVYYCFEGGQQR; from the exons ATGAAGTCGGTGTGTTGCATCTTTTTGGCAC CTTCTTGCGGTGGCATAAAGGAAACATTTGATGCATTGTTTCCAGGGGGTGTTCCAACTGATTTTTCTTTAAGCCCTAAAAAGATGCGATATTTAATAACTGATGCACTGGGACCACATTTTCAACATATGATCTCAGATGATGTGGGAACCTTCTTTTATTCAGTCTGTTTTGATGAAACAACCAATGTTGAAGACAAAAAGGAGCTCCAGATATTGGTGAGATATTGGTTAGAGGGTAGAGGTGAAGTAGTTTCAAGACATTTGCAGACATTCTTCATCGGGAAAGCTGATGCACAAACTTGTCATGAAAAAAATCACACTGCCATCAGTAGGGCAAACCTGCCCATTCACAAGCTGCTGCTGATTGGTTCAAATGGACCTAATGTGAATAAGAAAGTTGACAGACTTTTCAATGAAAATTTGATTGAAATGAGGTCATGTGGATTAGTTGATATTGGGACCTGCCCCCTTCACATCATTCACAACTCATATCTGAAAGCCTCACAGACTTTTGGTGAAGATGCATCTGAATTAGCTGTTGCTGTTTACTACTGCTTTGAGGGTGGCCAGCAAAGGTAG